The following are encoded in a window of Colletotrichum lupini chromosome 3, complete sequence genomic DNA:
- a CDS encoding WW domain-containing protein — translation MTDDLFGGKPTRDAAAVPEKCRFPPVPPAPPSSDGSRELQMGGHYQVQPLSRHCLSRRISTHRIPDAALDKSLFITPISLYAHYELKLGTSFEPRASQSWAGACNFEMKIAHLLLHHSLSAHDTQPIMKLRYAVEQDATMQGSIHRRCSGSLAPGHWSLVTTAWDCKLNHLFLSTLLGSWLTLIVEEATEAATRPISPIPCKCHASPATPSRVRWWCLQSVCGGAACLCLEEYPSFPPLSLFSAAGERLPPWFPVPSHPHPGPIPKPYLALACFPPAPVVLSGTFLFFVLDALSPLVDMRHSHPASSIRVPAQVGRPPDIRTYLSLARFDDTTSPPIMERSRGLPDAELFLHKPAEEDCDSPTVEPLRIFKPQSPNPANDRFKYPAPPSASGSSSFTSKPTFPLPPGASSSAAPLPYPDEEDLRPGKPTKPTITAPKRFGSDYNDTTPRFNATSPVETKSPTLAERRGTGPRPLGATSPQSPAGDDGGLFAKPLTAPQPQRPAASTTNYPSYTKKPYYPPPGGASSSTPPAQSQSQYQARPPPQSAQSADHLEMPGQNSVNRFASTASTSTTRASRGSPPPPETPIVEPGVIPGGGIEARYAASGISGTATLTSLQAQQAQSAAASQRLAQYGGAPPPARPWTPTENPENQPHGPPTVYQGMNPVTSPTQPTFSPPPQQAENQGEQTNLQVSVLEQDYQRLGLNDPPPAYSSVTPSGNPSYPAEKQRPTQQRADSTPSVSTASAAQSPPKKPATVGPAAAGLASPSLQGHPAFANDPRPEQNGQPSSSQAQNAPVTQTVQAPPSFQGAGPSSPPPLPEGWIAHLDQNSGQYYYIHLASQATQWEFPKGPNPITHEAAPLSPTASTYGNPLASPMFGKQAMASPMFPPQTPGYAESIMSVAASQTPTTAGFSGPPPSAGVDMYRIQPTNGVYFGPYLRYCNMDFEKGTWLGSIMIVTDAPQPPTIHIHPSNDLSPNPRQLVPHNIFTHQRWTFYKYDIELPMSESGTERWTYAVTSHLGCTRYEFVIAGRHEVGWRFIAHSNNDFAASTSQAERSKLGGVGFMWKDVLQKNVDCGGFHVQLGMGNQIYGDRLWKEVPLLKQWLAMSGRDNRKNAQWTARHEEDVSHAYFHYYTSHFDQPYLREAFAQIPHVLQIDDHDIFDGYGSYPEYMQGSQMFKNVGRIAVEMYLLFQHHTTVEILRNVSNDMDLFTITGQGWHFVKYLGPAVCVVGPDCRSERNQARVMAGPTYQGIFPKVATLPPSVQHCIWMVSVPLLYPRLEAVESLAGAVATGKKVVNTSYNILGKVTSSVAGVVGGKDVVAQGFTQVKKAVGKSGLMGNVLNQFGEIDIAEILKDMWTHESKDLERTYFIRTLQGISQQKGIRMTFLSGDVNCAGAGLVHDPTHPSDHKTMYQVITSPIVAQPASNYILKLLHNNKSLYVPQNGHKSNHEVSDSKEDMMEIFHTDASGSARELKKLMGRRNYVAVVAYDPETVAGGPGGVGGSQYAGSIVNGGQQQQQQQGLQKLSLAVDFVVQGDGAFTAPTKYGPVIVPHLEFGSNPIPKLARDIVTFAIIYYFDLESGPVMAALGMSQVCCSPRPQPTTTKSRKLAP, via the exons ATGACGGACGACCTGTTCGGAGGCAAACCAACGCGGGACGCCGCCGCTGTGCCTGAAAA GTGCCGGTTCCCTCCAGTCCCGCCT GCGCCTCCATCAAGTGATGGTTCACGAGAGCTGCAGATGGGCGGGCACTACCAAGTTCAACCCCTATCTCGTCACTGCTTGTCTCGGCGCATCTCGACTCACCGGATCCCAGATGCCGCACTCGACAAATCACTCTTCATCACTCCCATCTCCCTCTATGCGCATTACGAGCTCAA ACTGGGAACTTCTTTCGAGCCAAGAGCTTCGCAGTCATGGGCAGGCGCTTGCAACTTCGAGATGAAGATTGCCCATTTGCTGCTGCACCATTCTCTAAGCGCCCACGATACACAGCCAATCATGAAGCTTCGCTACGCAGTAGAACAAGATGCCACCATGCAGGGCTCCATACATCGACGTTGTTCAGGCTCTTTGGCTCCTGGTCACTGGTCACTGGTCACCACTGCCTGGGACTGCAAACTCAACCACTTGTTTCTCTCGACACTCCTGGGCAGCTGGCTCACTCTCATCGTCGAGGAGGCCACCGAGGCGGCGACGAGGCCCATCTCGCCCATTCCCTGCAAATGCCATGCCAGCCCGGCCACGCCCTCCCGTGTGAGGTGGTGGTGTCTACAGTCTGTGTGCGGCGGTGCGGCCTGCCTATGCCTTGAGGAATATCCAAGTTTCCCacccctctctctcttctctgCCGCTGGCGAGCGCCTCCCCCCCTGGTTCCCggtcccatcccatccccaTCCTGGCCCCAT ACCCAAACCCTACCTGGCGCTTGCTTGCTTCCCTCCTGCTCCTGTCGTCCTATCTGGCACGTTCTTATTCTTCGTCCTGGACGCGCTCTCCCCTCTGGTTGATA TGCGTCATTCGCATCCCGCATCAAGCATCCGCGTACCTGCGCAAGTCGGCCGGCCCCCAGATATCCGTACATATCTATCTTTGGCCAGATTCGACGATACCACATCGCCGCCCATCATGGAGCGCAGTCGCGGCCTTCCCGATGCCGAACTGTTCCTTCACAAGCCCGCCGAAGAAGACTGCGATAGCCCGACCGTTGAACCCTTGAGAATATTCAAACCTCAGAGTCCCAACCCCGCCAACGACCGCTTCAAGTACCCCGCGCCTCCGTCCGCCTCtggctcctcctccttcacaTCGAAGCCGACCTTCCCTCTACCACCAGGCGCCTCGAGCTCAGCTGCTCCTCTGCCGTATCCCGACGAGGAGGATCTTCGACCTGGAAAACCTACCAAACCCACCATCACCGCCCCGAAGCGATTTGGCTCCGACTACAATGATACTACCCCGCGCTTCAATGCGACCAGCCCCGTAGAGACCAAGAGTCCTACCCTCGCCGAGCGACGCGGCACCGGTCCGAGGCCCTTGGGCGCCACATCTCCTCAGAGCCCGGCTGGCGACGACGGCGGCCTTTTCGCGAAGCCCCTGACGGCGCCGCAACCTCAGCGACCGGCTGCTTCGACTACAAACTACCCGTCTTACACCAAGAAGCCCTACTACCCGCCACCGGGTGGCGCATCCAGTTCTACGCCGCCCGCCCAGAGCCAGAGCCAGTACCAGGCCCGGCCACCACCTCAGAGTGCTCAGAGCGCTGATCATCTCGAGATGCCCGGCCAGAACAGCGTGAACAGGTTCGCCTCGACAGCTTCAACCTCCACAACCCGCGCCAGCCGAGGATCCCCACCCCCGCCAGAGACCCCAATCGTTGAACCAGGGGTCATCCCGGGCGGCGGTATCGAGGCGCGATATGCCGCCTCTGGCATCTCGGGCACAGCGACACTGACCAGCCTGCAGGCGCAACAGGCACAGAGCGCTGCAGCTTCCCAGAGATTGGCGCAGTATGGAGGAGCACCACCACCCGCGCGGCCATGGACTCCCACGGAGAACCCAGAGAACCAACCTCATGGTCCGCCCACAGTATACCAGGGCATGAACCCAGTTACGAGTCCTACGCAACCTACCTTCAGTCCTCCCCCTCAACAAGCAGAGAACCAAGGGGAACAGACGAACCTGCAAGTCAGCGTTCTGGAGCAGGATTATCAGCGACTAGGCTTGAACGATCCCCCGCCAGCCTACTCGAGTGTCACGCCTTCAGGCAACCCATCTTACCCAGCCGAGAAGCAACGGCCCACTCAGCAAAGGGCAGATTCAACGCCGTCCGTGTCCACGGCCTCTGCTGCTCAGTCGCCCCCGAAGAAGCCCGCGACTGTCGGCCCTGCAGCAGCCGGGCTCGCGTCACCTTCGTTGCAAGGCCACCCCGCCTTTGCCAACGACCCGAGGCCAGAGCAAAACGGACAGCCCTCGTCATCCCAAGCACAGAATGCCCCTGTCACGCAGACTGTACAAGCACCTCCTTCCTTCCAAGGCGCTGGCCCTTCTTCGCCGCCACCGCTACCCGAGGGCTGGATCGCCCACCTGGACCAGAACTCGGGACAGTACTATTATATTCATCTGGCTTCTCAGGCGACGCAATGGGAGTTCCCCAAGGGGCCCAATCCTATTACACACGAGGCAGCTCCCTTGTCTCCTACGGCGTCGACGTACGGCAACCCGCTCGCATCGCCCATGTTTGGCAAGCAGGCCATGGCCTCCCCAATGTTTCCCCCTCAGACACCGGGCTATGCTGAGAGCATCATGAGTGTTGCTGCGTCCCAAACGCCTACAACTGCTGGATTCTCTGGACCACCTCCAAGCGCCGGTGTTGACATGTACAGGATCCAGCCCACGAATGGTGTGTACTTTGGACCGTATCTCCGCTACTGCAACATGGACTTTGAAAAGGGGACATGGCTGGGTAGCATCATGATCGTGACGGACGCACCGCAGCCCCCGACCATTCACATTCACCCGAGCAACGACCTTTCACCTAACCCGCGACAGTTGGTGCCGCACAATATCTTCACTCATCAGCGCTGGACGTTTTACAAGTACGATATTGAGCTGCCCATGAGTGAGAGCGGGACCGAGAGATGGACGTACGCAGTCACTTCTCATCTGGGATGCACGAGATACGAGTTTGTCATTGCCGGTCGCCATGAGGTCGGCTGGAGGTTCATCGCTCACTCGAACAACGACTTTGCCGCCTCAACATCTCAGGCCGAGCGCTCCAAACTCGGTGGCGTGGGCTTCATGTGGAAGGACGTGCTTCAGAAGAACGTCGACTGCGGCGGCTTCCACGTTCAGCTCGGAATGGGCAACCAAATTTACGGTGACAGACTATGGAAAGAGGTGCCCCTACTGAAGCAGTGGTTGGCGATGAGCGGCAGAGACAACAGGAAGAACGCGCAATGGACCGCGCGCCACGAGGAGGACGTCTCGCACGCCTACTTCCATTACTATACCAGCCACTTTGACCAGCCTTACCTACGAGAGGCCTTTGCTCAGATTCCGCATGTTTTGCAGATTGACGACCATGACAT TTTCGACGGCTACGGCTCGTATCCCGAGTACATGCAAGGGTCCCAAATGTTCAAAAACGTAGGTCGCATTGCCGTCGAGATGTACCTTCTCTTCCAGCATCACACCACGGTAGAGATCCTCCGCAACGTCAGTAACGACATGGACCTCTTCACAATCACCGGCCAAGGGTGGCACTTTGTCAAGTACCTCGGTCCAGCCGTCTGCGTCGTCGGACCAGACTGCCGCTCCGAGAGGAACCAAGCCCGCGTCATGGCCGGGCCGACCTACCAGGGCATATTCCCCAAGGTCGCGACGCTGCCTCCCAGCGTACAGCACTGCATCTGGATGGTCTCCGTGCCGCTGCTGTACCCGCGCCTCGAGGCGGTCGAGAGCTTGGCAGGCGCCGTCGCGACGGGCAAAAAGGTTGTCAATACCTCGTACAACATCCTCGGTAAGGTTACGAGCTCCGTGGCCGGCGTCGTTGGCGGTAAGGACGTTGTCGCGCAGGGATTCACGCAGGTGAAGAAGGCAGTCGGCAAGTCTGGTCTCATGGGCAACGTCCTGAACCAGTTTGGCGAGATTGACATTGCCGAGATCCTCAAGGACATGTGGACGCACGAGTCCAAGGACCTGGAGAGGACGTACTTTATCCGCACGCTCCAAGGCATCTCCCAGCAAAAGGGCATTCGCATGACTTTCTTGTCAGGAG ACGTCAACTGCGCAGGAGCAGGCCTGGTCCACGACCCAACCCACCCGAGCGACCACAAGACAATGTACCAAGTAATCACCTCCCCCATCGTAGCCCAACCCGCGAGCAACTACATCCTCAAGCTCCTCCACAACAACAAGAGCCTCTACGTGCCGCAAAACGGCCACAAGTCCAATCACGAGGTGTCCGATTCCAAGGAGGACATGATGGAGATTTTCCACACCGACGCCTCGGGCTCCGCGCGCGAGCTCAAGAAGCTCATGGGACGCAGGAACTACGTCGCCGTCGTGGCGTATGACCCAGAGACCGTCGCCGGTGGTCCTGGTGGTGTCGGCGGGTCGCAGTATGCGGGTAGCATCGTCAACGGAggacaacagcagcagcagcaacagggGTTGCAAAAGTTGAGTTTGGCGGTGGATTTTGTCGTGCAGGGTGATGGTGCGTTTACGGCGCCGACAAAGTATGGGCCGGTGATTGTGCCCCATTTGGAGTTTGGGAG CAACCCCATCCCCAAG CTCGCACGCGACATTGTGACTTTTGCCATCATCTACTATTTTGA TCTCGAAAGCGGACCTGTTATGGCCGCTCTCGGCATGTCGCAGGTCTGTTGTTCCCCAAGGCCACAGCCCACGACCACAAAGTCTAGAAAGCTGGCCCCATGA
- a CDS encoding VTC domain-containing protein, with product MLIVYDTKTQERTWRPSLAPSESPWRAPPGIVVMKFGEQLRSSIIREYQWYYIDYDALKADLKTATGPVTPADNSNGKGKGGKREWSEEDEGRFVKKLEAELDKVHTKQQVKAMEISRRIAVSEREVKGVVNRLVERGPREEGPSEEEFMLLEEDLSDIIADVHDLAKFVQLNYTGFYKIIKKHDKTTGWHLKPVFDTRLKAKPFYKENYDASVVQLSKLYDLVRTRGNPVKGDSAAGGSQGSFVRNTTKYWVHPDNVTELKLIILKHLPVLVFNASKEFEIQDSAITSIYYDNPETWDLYEGRLKKTEGAEAIRLRWYGGMQSENIFVERKTHREDWTGEKSVKARFSVKEKNVNAYMRGELLPAALFEKARKEGKKPEKAIAEDERLAKEVQYSTLKKGYKPVCRSFYNRTAFQLPADARVRISLDTELTMVREDNLDGRKRSGDNWRRMDIGIDYPFSQLPPEDIVRFPYAVLEVKLQTQLGQEPPEWVRQLISSHLVEAVPKFSKFIHGVACLFPDRINLLPFWMPQMDVDIRKPVTHDFGIHRPNQSATTTTSDDDEDDELDSDDEEGPLVASNNGATNGESSGQGAARNGGTALDVEGQTVDTIAPVDNEDFLYDSDEEYDADEALEEARRVGGWTYYKALASTKAQAFGERAIDVLKWTVPHPRGSVIPRREVQTTLFGSGAIQTKRFKAPKGKKIYVPVRVEPKVYFAAERTFLGWLEYSIYVGTVAVTLLNFGSKPTPMSFIVAGVFTLLAIMSLCYSVVIYLYRSNAIRNRKAAKFYDKWGPSALCASLFIAVLLNFAFEGNAREYW from the exons ATGCTAATTGTCTACGATACAAAGACGCAGGAACGAACTTGGCGACCGAGTCTAGCACCCAGCGAATCTCCCTGGCGCGCCCCTCCCGGCATCGTCGTCATGAAGTTCGGCGAGCAGCTCCGCTCGAGCATCATCCGCGAGTACCAATGGTACTACATCGACTACGACGCCCTCAAGGCCGACCTCAAGACCGCCACGGGCCCCGTCACACCCGCCGACAATAGCAATGGCAAGGGCAAGGGCGGCAAGCGCGAGTGGTCCGAGGAGGATGAGGGCCGCTTCGTCAAGAAGCTCGAGGCCGAGCTCGACAAGGTCCATACGAAGCAGCAGGTCAAGGCCATGGAGATCTCGAGGCGCATTGCCGTGAGCGAGCGCGAGGTCAAGGGCGTCGTCAATCGTCTCGTCGAGCGCGGCCCCCGCGAGGAGGGCCCTAGTGAGGAAGAGTTCATGCTGCTCGAGGAGGACTTGAGCGACATTATTGCCGATGTCCACGATCTTGCCAAGTTTGTCCAGCTCAACTATACTGGTTTTTACAAGATTATTAAGAAGCATGAC AAAACAACTGGCTGGCACCTCAAGCCCGTCTTCGACACCCGACTCAAGGCGAAACCATTTTACAAGGAAAACTATGACGCTTCCGTAGTTCAGCTTTCCAAGTTGTACGATCTGGTCAGGACGAGAGGAAACCCAGTCAAGGGTGACAGCGCAGCCGGCGGCTCTCAGGGAAGCTTCGTTCGCAATACGACAAAGTACTGGGTCCACCCAGACAACGTGACGGAGCTGAAGCTCATCATCTTGAAGCACTTGCCCGTACTTGTCTTTAATGCAAGCAAGGAGTTTGAGATCCAGGACTCGGCCATCACGTCCATCTACTACGACAACCCGGAGACTTGGGATCTGTACGAGGGCCGTCTGAAGAAGACGGAGGGTGCCGAGGCCATTCGCCTGAGATGGTACGGTGGGATGCAGAGCGAGAACATCTTTGTCGAGCGCAAGACCCATCGCGAGGACTGGACCGGGGAGAAATCCGTCAAGGCGCGATTCTCGGTCAAGGAGAAGAACGTCAACGCCTACATGCGCGGTGAGCTGCTCCCCGCCGCTCTCTTCGAAAAGGCGCGTAAGGAGGGCAAGAAGCCCGAGAAGGCGATTGCCGAGGACGAGAGACTCGCAAAGGAGGTCCAGTACTCGACTCTCAAGAAGGGATACAAGCCGGTGTGCAGATCCTTCTACAATCGTACCGCCTTCCAGCTTCCCGCTGATGCTCGAGTCCGTATCTCGCTCGACACGGAGTTGACCATGGTCCGCGAGGACAACCTGGACGGCCGTAAGAGGTCCGGTGACAACTGGAGACGTATGGACATTGGTATCGACTATCCCTTTTCGCAACTGCCCCCCGAAGACATTGTGCGCTTCCCTTACGCCGTTCTCGAGGTCAAGCTTCAGACGCAGCTCGGCCAAGAACCTCCGGAATGGGTTCGCCAGCTCATTTCCAGCCATCTTGTGGAGGCCGTGCCCAAGTTCTCAAAGTTCATTCACGGAGTCGCTTGCCTCTTCCCCGACCGCATCAACCTGCTTCCATTCTGGATGCCGCAGATGGACGTGGATATCCGGAAGCCCGTTACGCACGACTTTGGAATCCACAGACCCAACCAGTCGGCAACTACCACTACATCAGATGATGACGAGGATGACGAGCTAGACTCTGATGACGAGGAGGGTCCCTTGGTAGCCAGCAATAATGGTGCCACTAACGGAGAGTCGAGTGGTCAGGGAGCTGCTAGGAACGGCGGGACCGCGCTCGATGTCGAAGGCCAGACCGTCGATACCATTGCCCCCGTCGACAACGAAGACTTTTTGTACGACTCGGACGAGGAGTACGACGCCGACGAGGCCCTCGAGGAAGCCAGACGGGTCGGAGGCTGGACTTACTACAAGGCGCTTGCCTCCACAAAGGCACAAGCATTTGGCGAGCGCGCCATCGACGTGCTCAAGTGGACCGTGCCGCATCCCCGTGGCTCTGTGATCCCCAGGCGTGAAGTACAGACGACGCTCTTCGGCTCGGGGGCGATTCAGACCAAGAGGTTCAAGGCCCCCAAGGGCAAGAAGATTTACGTGCCGGTCCGCGTGGAACCCAAGGTGTACTTTGCCGCCGAGAGAACCTTCCTCGGATGG CTCGAATACTCCATCTACGTCGGCACCGTCGCCGTCACGCTCCTCAACTTTGGCTCCAAGCCCACGCCCATGTCCTTCATCGTGGCCGGCGTCTTCACCCTCCTCGCCATCATGTCGCTCTGCTACTCGGTCGTGATCTACCTGTACCGGAGCAACGCCATCCGCAACCGCAAGGCGGCCAAGTTTTACGACAAGTGGGGGCCTAGCGCGCTCTGCGCTTCCTTGTTCATTGCCGTCCTGCTTAACTTTGCGTTTGAGGGCAATGCAAGGGAGTATTGGTAA
- a CDS encoding phosphomannomutase — protein sequence MATSLPSYPPLTERPLKNTICLFDVDGTLTPARLAASPEILDLLARLRQKCAIGFVGGSDYSKQQEQLGNATTPVTTLFDFCFSENGLTAYKLGQPLASNSFIKYIGEDQYKELVRFALHHIADLDIPIKRGTFIEFRNGMVNISPIGRNASNEERQAFEAYDKIHNVRRDFVAKLREKFGHLGLTFSIGGQISFDVFPTGWDKTYCLQHLEKEAEKEGGVKYEQIHFFGDKTAEGGNDYEIYVDERTIGHSVTGPEDTIRILKETFDL from the exons ATGGCTACCTCTCTCCCCAGCTACCCTCCCCTCACGGAGCGCCCTCTGAAGAACACCATCTGCCTCTTTGACGTCGACGGCACCCTCACTCCCGCTCGCCTG GCCGCCTCCCCCGAGATCCTCGACCTCCTCGCCCGCCTCCGCCAAAAGTGCGCCATCGGCTTCGTCGGCGGCTCCGACTACTCCAAGCAGCAAGAGCAGCTCGGCAACGCCACCACCCCCGTCACCACCCTCTTCGACTTCTGCTTCTCCGAGAACGGCCTGACGGCCTACAAGCTCGGCCAGCCCCTCGCCTCCAACAGCTTCATAAAGTACATTGGCGAGGACCAGTACAAGGAGCTCGTCCGCTTCGCCCTCCACCACATCGCCGACCTCGACATCCCCATCAAGCGCGGCACCTTTATCGAGTTCCGCAACGGCATGGTCAACATCTCCCCCATCGGCCGCAACGCCTCCAACGAGGAGCGCCAGGCCTTCGAGGCCTACGACAAGATCCACAACGTCCGCCGCGACTTCGTCGCCAAGCTCCGCGAGAAGTTTGGCCACCTGGGCCTGACGTTCAGCATCGGCGGCCAGATCTCGTTCGACGTCTTCCCCACCGGCTGGGACAAGACGTACTGCCTCCAGCACCTCGAGAAGGAGGCGGAGAAGGAGGGCGGCGTCAAGTACGAGCAGATTCACTTCTTTGGCGACAAGACGGCCGAGGGCGGAAACGACTACGAGATTTACGTCGACGAGCGCACTATTGGTCACTCTGTTACCGGCCCCGAGGATACCATTCGCATCCTCAAGGAGACGTTTGACTTGTGA
- a CDS encoding arginine N-methyltransferase 2, with translation MATPIDDSMQARITTDCPDATREILLHAWSHDTSALKKLLQEPGQASCQDPTTGETPLHAAIRACGPAPPSTENEAQNGDDGEAGEDFQVEEAKETVHELFLSGAIWNDVDNNNETPGCLALRLGQKGLYNLCVEAGVRAEMLFGLLDGYEALSSGGSEMDEDEVEAAVGGTADANDVVIEDVHDAEEAPELVEAPAPVSEEQQQGPKTFQPPAVQDPSLNSEEYLASNLTYSSGKLVDEAGNGVMMAWETEIMRKSVDALIPPPPQGSSDADASATSGKRILNIGFGMGIIDSMFRSTSPARHHIIEAHPEVLAAIDNTTKATANPDDSIPSTFGASWESSSPQPGAYKIHRGRWQDIVPQLLEAGEVYDAIYFDTFGEDYGQLKTFFTEYIPGLLDFEGRFSFFNGLGADRRICYDVYTKVVEMHMADAGLDVEWDEMDVDMKGLEKAGAGEWEGVVRRYWTLDKYRLPTCTFMG, from the exons ATGGCGACACCGATCGACGACTCGATGCAAGCCCGCATCACGACAGACTGCCCCGACGCAACCCGCGAAATCCTCCTCCACGCTTGGAGCCACGACACCTCCGCCCTCAAGAAACTTCTCCAGGAGCCCGGCCAAGCGAGCTGCCAGGACCCGACGACCGGCGAGACGCCCCTCCACGCCGCCATTCGAGCTTGCGGACCTGCCCCCCCTTCCACCGAGAATGAAGCCCAAAACGGGGATGACGGCGAAGCAGGCGAAGACTTCCAGGTAGAAGAAGCAAAGGAAACAGTCCACGAGCTCTTCCTCTCCGGCGCAATCTGGAACGACGTCGACAACAACAACGAGACACCGGGCTGTCTCGCCCTCCGCCTCGGCCAAAAGGGCCTCTATAACCTCTGCGTCGAGGCCGGCGTGCGCGCAGAGATGCTGTTTGGCTTGTTGGACGGGTATGAGGCGCTTTCTTCGGGGGGCTCGGAGATGGACGAGGATGAGGTCGAGGCAGCCGTCGGAGGGACCGCAGACGCCAACGACGTTGTCATTGAGGACGTACACGATGCGGAAGAAGCTCCAGAACTCGTCGAGGCACCAGCACCCGTCTCAGAGGAACAGCAGCAAGGACCCAAAACGTTCCAACCCCCCGCCGTCCAGGACCCTTCCCTCAACTCGGAAGAGTACCTCGCCTCGAACCTGACCTACTCCTCCGGCAAACTCGTCGACGAGGCCGGCAACGGCGTCATGATGGCGTGGGAGACGGAAATCATGCGCAAGAGCGTCGACGCCCTCATCCCACCACCGCCACAGGGCTCCTCTGACGCCGATGCCTCTGCGACATCAGGCAAACGCATCCTCAACATCGGCTTCGGCATGGGCATAATCGACAGCATGTTCCGCTCCACATCCCCCGCCCGCCACCACATCATCGAAGCCCACCCCGAAGTCCTCGCCGCGATCGACAACACCACCAAAGCCACCGCAAACCCAGACGACTCGATCCCCTCCACCTTCGGCGCGTCATGGGAATCCTCATCCCCCCAACCAGGAGCCTACAAAATCCACCGCGGCAGGTGGCAAGACATCGTCCCCCAGCTCCTCGAGGCCGGCGAAGTCTACGACGCAATCTACTTTGACACCTTTGGCGAAGACTACGGCCAGCTGAAGACATTCTTCACGGAGTACATCCCCGGCCTGCTCGATTTCGAGGGGCGCTTCAGCTTCTTCAACGGTCTGGGCGCCGACCGGAGGATATGCTACGACGTCTACACCAAGGTCGTCGAGATGCACATGGCCGACGCCGGTCTGGACGTCGAGTGGGACGAGATGGACGTCGACATGAAGGGTTTGGAAAAGGCTGGCGCCGGCGAGTGGGAGGGTGTCGTGCGCCGGTACTGGACTTTGGATA AGTACCGCTTGCCCACATGCACGTTCATGGGCtga